The following proteins are encoded in a genomic region of Oryctolagus cuniculus chromosome 13, mOryCun1.1, whole genome shotgun sequence:
- the TIMM17A gene encoding mitochondrial import inner membrane translocase subunit Tim17-A, with protein sequence MEEYAREPCPWRIVDDCGGAFTMGTIGGGIFQAIKGFRNSPVGVNHRLRGSLTAIKTRAPQLGGSFAVWGGLFSMIDCSMVQVRGKEDPWNSITSGALTGAILAARNGPVAMVGSAAMGGILLALIEGAGILLTRFASAQFPNGPQFAEDPSQLPSAQLPSSPFGDYRQYQ encoded by the exons ATGGAGGAGTACGCTCGGGAGCCTTG CCCCTGGCGAATTGTGGATGACTGTGGTGGGGCCTTTACAATGGGTACCATAGGTGGTGGTATCTTTCAAGCAATCAAAGGTTTTCGCAATTCTCCAGTG GGAGTAAATCACAGACTACGAGGGAGTCTGACAGCCATTAAAACCAGGGCTCCACAGCTGGGAG GTAGCTTTGCAGTTTGGGGAGGTCTGTTTTCCATGATTGACTGTAGCATGGTTCAAGTCCGAGGGAAAGAAGACCCCTGGAACTCCATCACAAGTGGTGCCCTGACAGGAGCCATCCTGGCAGCAAGAA ATGGACCAGTGGCCATGGTGGGGTCAGCCGCGATGGGTGGCATTCTCCTAGCTTTAATTGAAGGTGCTGGCATCTTGTTGACAAGATTTGCATCTGCACAGTTTCCCAATG GTCCTCAGTTTGCTGAAGACCCCTCCCAGTTGCCTTCCGCCCAGTTGCCGTCCTCACCATTTGGAGACTATCGACAATATCAGTAG